One segment of Ureibacillus thermophilus DNA contains the following:
- a CDS encoding GH25 family lysozyme has product MGYIVDLSHHQPPAKINYDVFAKNIDHAIIRTQYGSATIDKYYRTHHAELRKRGVPTAAYAWVRGISIKDMEQEAIDFYNRTKDLNPTFWWLDVEEQSMKDMRAGVKAYVKKLRELGARKVGVYIAHHLYKPFNLDMIDFDAVWIPRYGTNNGQPQVKPDYPCDLWQYTSVGKLSGYSGNLDLSKIISSKPLSFFTVASITTETKTNQKTLYRVQSGGYATKTAAEKAVQLLEKNKIASAKYCTVYQDGNVYRFATGTYSSKSDAEAALAKMKQLKILTVGYIVEA; this is encoded by the coding sequence ATGGGATATATCGTTGACTTATCACATCATCAACCACCAGCAAAAATCAATTATGATGTTTTTGCTAAAAATATCGATCACGCAATCATTCGTACTCAGTATGGATCTGCAACGATTGATAAATATTACCGGACTCACCATGCCGAACTACGTAAACGCGGTGTACCAACTGCTGCATATGCATGGGTACGAGGAATTTCCATCAAAGACATGGAGCAAGAAGCGATTGATTTTTATAACCGCACGAAAGACCTGAATCCTACTTTTTGGTGGTTGGACGTGGAAGAGCAATCCATGAAGGATATGCGAGCAGGGGTAAAAGCATACGTCAAAAAGTTACGTGAGCTAGGAGCACGAAAAGTTGGCGTCTACATCGCCCATCATCTATACAAGCCATTTAATTTGGATATGATTGACTTTGACGCCGTGTGGATCCCGCGATATGGCACGAATAACGGGCAACCACAAGTAAAACCAGATTATCCATGTGACCTCTGGCAATATACTTCGGTTGGGAAACTGTCTGGTTATAGCGGCAATTTGGACTTAAGTAAAATTATTAGTAGCAAACCATTGTCTTTTTTTACAGTTGCAAGCATAACTACTGAGACAAAAACTAATCAGAAAACACTGTATCGGGTACAATCTGGCGGATATGCAACAAAAACAGCAGCGGAAAAAGCTGTGCAGCTACTGGAAAAAAATAAAATTGCTAGCGCGAAATATTGTACAGTCTATCAAGATGGTAATGTTTATCGCTTCGCTACCGGAACATATTCTTCTAAATCAGACGCCGAAGCGGCGCTTGCAAAAATGAAGCAATTGAAAATTTTGACAGTTGGATATATAGTCGAAGCATAG
- a CDS encoding site-specific integrase, with protein MGTPVAYYKNGKKYYRIQVYLGTDPLTGKRVKTTINGCRTQKEAQQRARQLKVAFENGKYKKQTFATYQDVFNQWIETYEKTVEESTFLKTSRIFKNHILPSMGNYRIEKINVQICQKHINEWANKLQNFRVVKAYASKVLDYAMKLDLIKSNPFKLVEMPKRKKELNTKEEVETQFYTKEELKKFLDCLEKENNYMVFAFFRLLAYSGMRKGPKRTIRK; from the coding sequence ATGGGTACACCAGTAGCGTACTACAAAAACGGTAAAAAATATTACAGAATCCAAGTGTATCTAGGTACAGATCCATTGACTGGTAAACGAGTAAAAACAACGATTAATGGTTGTAGAACACAAAAAGAGGCACAACAAAGAGCTCGCCAATTAAAAGTGGCATTTGAAAATGGTAAATATAAAAAACAAACATTTGCCACATATCAGGATGTATTCAATCAATGGATAGAAACTTACGAAAAAACCGTTGAAGAAAGTACATTTTTAAAAACAAGCCGCATTTTTAAAAATCATATTTTGCCGTCAATGGGTAACTATCGAATCGAGAAGATAAATGTACAAATTTGTCAAAAACATATTAATGAATGGGCGAATAAATTACAAAACTTTAGAGTTGTTAAAGCCTACGCATCTAAAGTTCTCGACTATGCTATGAAATTAGATTTAATAAAAAGTAATCCTTTTAAACTTGTTGAAATGCCAAAAAGAAAAAAAGAATTAAATACAAAAGAAGAGGTTGAAACTCAATTTTATACAAAAGAAGAATTAAAAAAATTCTTAGATTGTCTTGAAAAAGAAAACAATTATATGGTTTTTGCTTTTTTCAGATTATTGGCCTATTCAGGGATGCGTAAAGGACCAAAAAGAACTATTAGGAAATAA
- a CDS encoding YfjI family protein — translation MNKELLLNELINPLPIQWEQPIPLDNTILPTFNSSIFPTWLKEYVDAVAEETQTPVDAAGMACLTILSTILGGKYVVKPNGTSWTETLGLYCVMALDPANRKSAVFSLFQKPLSDFEAEERERLAPMLAEKQAEEKAIKKRISELENMYSKESDKEKASLILEEIKELQKDVINKQNNRIILPRFFTSDVTPEKLAELMFENNGKFAILSSEGAELFDMVSGRYSEKYNLDIYLKAHSGDNITIDRKNSNSIFIPNPTLTIGLFVQPTVIQNLPRKFSERGLTQRFLFFLPQSFIGFRKIKPIPIPTQTKKIYEINIRKLITLEHQKQKKEPIQLVFDEGATNYLIDIQIEVEKMLGNQDMDFGFKGWLGKLIGQIVRIAGVLHIAENIQNEKIPNKITRKTLKRADLLRDYFIKHAEKAFGLIGKRENYDDLKYLLDKITSKKFEREEYIAYQELWQLVKKRFKKSEECKKYLNILEELNYIKNSFEGRKQIIYVNPHLQNNYPISPNILPIQLHQQQ, via the coding sequence TTGAATAAAGAACTATTACTTAATGAACTTATTAATCCTTTACCAATCCAATGGGAGCAACCAATCCCATTGGATAATACAATACTACCTACTTTTAATTCTAGCATATTCCCTACTTGGTTAAAAGAATATGTTGATGCGGTTGCAGAAGAAACACAAACGCCTGTGGATGCAGCAGGAATGGCTTGTTTAACGATATTATCTACCATTTTAGGTGGTAAATATGTGGTCAAGCCAAATGGAACATCATGGACTGAGACGTTAGGACTGTATTGTGTTATGGCATTAGATCCAGCAAATCGTAAAAGTGCAGTTTTTAGTTTATTTCAGAAGCCATTATCTGATTTTGAAGCAGAAGAGAGAGAACGATTAGCACCTATGTTGGCAGAAAAACAAGCGGAAGAAAAAGCAATAAAAAAACGTATTAGTGAGCTTGAAAACATGTACAGTAAGGAAAGTGATAAAGAAAAAGCAAGTTTAATCCTAGAAGAAATTAAAGAACTGCAAAAAGATGTTATCAATAAACAAAACAATCGTATCATATTGCCTCGTTTTTTTACTAGCGATGTCACACCTGAAAAACTAGCAGAGTTAATGTTCGAGAATAATGGGAAATTTGCAATCTTATCATCTGAAGGTGCAGAATTATTTGATATGGTTTCAGGAAGATATTCTGAAAAGTATAATTTAGATATATATCTGAAAGCTCACTCTGGTGACAATATAACTATAGATCGAAAAAATAGTAATAGCATTTTTATTCCCAATCCAACGCTAACAATAGGTTTATTTGTTCAACCAACTGTGATACAAAATCTTCCAAGAAAGTTTTCAGAAAGAGGTTTAACACAAAGATTTCTTTTTTTCTTGCCCCAATCATTTATAGGCTTTAGAAAAATAAAACCAATACCAATACCTACACAGACAAAGAAAATATATGAAATTAATATTAGAAAATTAATTACGTTAGAACACCAAAAACAAAAAAAGGAACCAATCCAACTAGTTTTTGATGAAGGAGCAACAAATTATTTAATTGATATTCAGATTGAAGTGGAAAAAATGTTAGGAAATCAAGATATGGATTTTGGCTTTAAAGGATGGCTGGGGAAATTAATCGGACAAATAGTTCGCATAGCTGGGGTGTTGCACATTGCAGAAAATATTCAAAATGAGAAAATACCAAATAAAATAACAAGAAAAACCTTAAAAAGGGCTGATTTATTAAGGGATTATTTTATTAAACATGCGGAAAAGGCTTTTGGTCTTATTGGAAAAAGAGAGAATTACGATGATTTGAAATATTTATTAGACAAAATAACATCTAAAAAATTTGAAAGGGAAGAATATATTGCATATCAAGAATTATGGCAATTAGTAAAAAAAAGATTTAAAAAATCAGAGGAATGTAAAAAATATTTAAATATTCTGGAAGAATTAAATTATATTAAAAATAGTTTTGAGGGGAGAAAACAAATAATTTATGTTAATCCTCATTTACAAAATAATTACCCTATTTCCCCTAATATTCTTCCAATACAATTACATCAACAACAGTAA
- a CDS encoding ATP-binding protein, translating to MKISKYNSKITLDFLLNEKENQFFDRKSASIKINKLAEAIVGFANANGGLIVVGIEDGKIQGVLSQGNTKVNDIIQCGFQKCIPSVNYKYENIPVKKDNGKEDEIILLHVEPSVDKVHKTEADEVFLRVGDETIKLNHEQRLDLEYDKGSRLYEEQIVEGCTLDDLDKEVLDKYKKILDFNGSFEELLLARGFLRRVNGQIKLTVAGVLMFAKYPTAFIPSARLRFFRYDGTKADVGTSMNISKQKVFEGPIPKLIEESKKFIDTQLREFTALDKNTGQFITVPEYPPFAWQEGVINAITHRAYNIHGDDIKVFMFDDRLEIHSPGRLPNIVNVENIKYTRYSRNPKIARALTEFGWVRELNEGVKRIYRDMEQFFLDPPVYIETNSSVILTLKNNILMRRQRREERISSIINRSWKSLTDDEKVALEIAYAKEKLKTRQLADALGKSLQYARKILKKLEEKKLIKKIATSNYDPNLHYILNTEDESGTADK from the coding sequence GTGAAGATTTCTAAATACAACAGTAAAATAACTCTTGACTTTTTATTAAATGAGAAAGAGAATCAATTTTTTGATCGCAAGTCGGCAAGTATCAAAATTAACAAATTAGCTGAAGCAATTGTGGGATTTGCCAATGCTAATGGGGGATTAATAGTCGTTGGAATTGAGGATGGAAAAATTCAAGGAGTACTTTCTCAAGGGAATACAAAGGTGAATGATATCATCCAATGTGGATTTCAAAAATGTATTCCATCTGTAAATTATAAATATGAGAATATTCCAGTTAAAAAAGACAATGGGAAAGAAGATGAAATTATTTTATTACATGTAGAGCCTAGTGTAGACAAAGTTCATAAAACAGAGGCTGATGAAGTCTTTTTAAGGGTTGGCGATGAAACCATAAAACTTAATCATGAACAAAGGTTAGATTTGGAATATGATAAGGGTAGTCGTCTTTATGAAGAACAGATTGTTGAGGGATGCACATTAGATGACCTTGATAAAGAAGTATTAGATAAGTACAAAAAAATACTTGATTTTAATGGATCATTTGAGGAACTCCTTTTGGCAAGAGGTTTTTTACGAAGAGTGAATGGACAGATAAAATTAACCGTAGCGGGTGTATTAATGTTTGCGAAGTATCCTACAGCATTTATTCCTAGTGCAAGGTTAAGGTTTTTCCGTTATGATGGGACGAAAGCAGATGTTGGAACTTCAATGAACATCTCTAAACAAAAGGTTTTCGAGGGTCCAATACCTAAGTTAATTGAGGAATCAAAAAAGTTTATTGATACACAATTAAGGGAGTTTACTGCACTTGACAAAAATACTGGACAGTTTATTACCGTTCCGGAATATCCGCCTTTTGCATGGCAAGAAGGAGTCATAAACGCTATTACCCATCGAGCTTATAACATACATGGGGATGATATCAAAGTCTTTATGTTCGATGACCGACTTGAAATACACAGTCCCGGTCGTCTCCCTAATATTGTGAATGTAGAAAATATAAAATATACAAGGTATTCAAGAAATCCAAAAATCGCTAGAGCATTGACGGAGTTTGGATGGGTACGAGAACTGAACGAGGGCGTCAAACGGATTTATCGTGATATGGAACAATTCTTTTTAGATCCTCCAGTATATATTGAAACTAATTCATCTGTCATCCTAACTTTAAAAAATAACATATTAATGCGAAGACAACGCAGAGAAGAAAGAATTTCATCAATTATCAATAGAAGTTGGAAAAGTTTAACCGATGATGAAAAAGTAGCATTGGAAATTGCATATGCAAAAGAAAAACTAAAAACGAGACAACTAGCGGATGCTCTTGGAAAAAGTCTTCAATATGCTCGAAAAATCCTTAAAAAATTAGAGGAAAAGAAACTTATTAAAAAAATTGCTACCTCTAATTATGATCCAAATTTACATTATATATTAAATACTGAAGATGAGTCTGGAACAGCTGATAAATGA
- a CDS encoding helix-turn-helix domain-containing protein, with translation MDIIPNPKEVGERIRNIRKSLGLSMDAFAARIDEKAKSGTVSNWETGKNLPNNERLKRIAELGNTSISSLLYGNTQNFIRNNLRRLLPEEYEFLSESLSNEHVDFFVNEIEHNKVSIFEIEKIRSIINNCLLNLLPEIEISYKDKVNFIAKNKNYKDQVIEQFISDNKFSKSNTEKINQIKFIFKNADNLTVKNLNLFPTINIISEILESIINNNSLISVYAFLIEENTFIKKIEDIDFINDQTLEMHQIYIKQYTKPFPNPENDDYFHLLVKLKSEIPEYANKGDYILVDYFPNLDYEIIIKFLLNKKLAIIHNNKIYIGNLNEDLTFKTANKTIKLDEENLETKIFPLLAIFY, from the coding sequence ATGGATATAATTCCTAATCCTAAAGAAGTTGGGGAGCGTATCAGAAATATTAGGAAAAGTTTAGGATTAAGTATGGATGCTTTTGCAGCTAGGATTGATGAAAAAGCTAAAAGTGGTACAGTTAGTAATTGGGAAACTGGTAAAAACCTTCCTAATAATGAACGTTTAAAAAGAATAGCGGAATTAGGTAATACTTCAATTAGTTCACTTTTATATGGTAATACACAAAATTTTATACGAAATAATTTGAGGAGACTGCTACCTGAAGAATATGAATTTCTAAGTGAATCATTATCAAATGAACATGTAGATTTTTTCGTAAATGAAATTGAACATAATAAAGTTTCTATTTTTGAAATTGAAAAAATAAGATCAATTATTAACAATTGTTTGTTAAATTTACTGCCTGAAATAGAAATATCATATAAAGATAAGGTAAATTTTATTGCAAAAAATAAAAATTACAAAGATCAAGTAATTGAACAGTTCATATCAGATAATAAATTTTCTAAAAGTAATACAGAAAAAATTAATCAAATAAAATTTATCTTTAAAAATGCTGACAATCTAACAGTTAAAAATCTTAATCTATTCCCAACCATAAATATAATTTCAGAAATCTTAGAATCAATCATTAATAATAATTCTTTAATTTCTGTTTACGCTTTTTTAATAGAAGAGAATACTTTTATTAAAAAAATCGAAGATATTGATTTTATTAATGATCAAACCTTAGAGATGCATCAAATTTACATTAAACAATATACAAAACCATTTCCAAATCCTGAAAATGATGATTACTTTCACTTATTAGTAAAATTAAAAAGTGAAATCCCAGAATATGCAAACAAAGGAGACTATATACTTGTAGATTACTTTCCAAATTTGGATTATGAAATAATAATTAAATTTCTTCTTAATAAAAAGCTTGCAATTATTCATAATAATAAAATATATATTGGTAATTTAAATGAAGATTTAACTTTCAAAACAGCAAATAAAACTATAAAATTAGATGAAGAAAATTTAGAAACTAAAATATTCCCTTTATTAGCCATTTTCTATTAA
- a CDS encoding site-specific integrase, whose product MLFSDYWPIQGCVKDQKELLGNKLLNSKQLVFSNQNNDFLQPTKTRKWILKVQKKYGLKEISTHKLRHTHCSLLFEAGASLKEVQDRLGHSDSKTTLDIYTHVSKKAQKNAVQKFVAYIDGNDEE is encoded by the coding sequence TTGCTTTTTTCAGATTATTGGCCTATTCAGGGATGCGTAAAGGACCAAAAAGAACTATTAGGAAATAAACTGCTTAATTCTAAGCAACTGGTATTTAGTAATCAAAATAATGATTTTTTACAGCCTACAAAAACTCGTAAATGGATATTAAAAGTTCAAAAAAAATATGGGTTAAAAGAAATTAGTACACATAAATTACGTCACACTCATTGCTCCTTGCTGTTTGAGGCTGGAGCAAGTCTTAAGGAAGTACAGGACAGATTAGGACATAGCGACTCTAAAACTACATTAGATATATACACTCATGTCTCTAAAAAAGCTCAAAAAAATGCAGTCCAAAAATTCGTTGCTTATATTGATGGAAATGATGAAGAATAA
- a CDS encoding hemolysin XhlA family protein, with the protein MEQRVSNLEKDMTDVKTRLAVAEAGLKDMKEDMQSIKNNTTWILRIIIGAIITGLLGLLLTNGGM; encoded by the coding sequence ATGGAACAAAGAGTATCTAATTTAGAAAAAGACATGACAGATGTTAAAACGCGATTAGCAGTTGCTGAAGCGGGATTGAAAGACATGAAAGAAGATATGCAAAGTATAAAAAACAACACAACTTGGATTTTACGCATTATCATAGGGGCAATTATCACAGGGTTGCTTGGCTTACTTTTGACTAACGGAGGGATGTAA
- a CDS encoding XkdW family protein: MAIVRRKRLPDGSFGEPEKIGGGLTTDEMVAALGIQLAQEKLNNIQKDASINTLGAEVASLKLQILQMKGSESR, from the coding sequence ATGGCTATTGTACGTAGAAAACGACTTCCAGACGGTAGCTTTGGGGAGCCTGAGAAAATTGGGGGAGGCTTAACTACAGATGAAATGGTCGCTGCACTCGGTATACAGCTAGCCCAGGAAAAACTAAACAATATTCAAAAAGACGCAAGCATCAACACATTGGGTGCCGAAGTTGCGTCTTTAAAATTGCAAATTTTACAAATGAAAGGTAGTGAATCACGATGA
- a CDS encoding XkdX family protein, translated as MNFWKLAYKMNWVTAEQLRLAVKTEKNPYGEITPEQYKEITGVDF; from the coding sequence ATGAATTTCTGGAAACTTGCGTACAAAATGAATTGGGTAACTGCCGAGCAATTACGGTTGGCCGTGAAAACTGAAAAAAATCCTTATGGTGAAATCACACCGGAGCAGTACAAGGAAATCACCGGAGTTGATTTCTAA
- a CDS encoding bifunctional DNA primase/polymerase, producing MNICNLNISNYGKAAIYYALLFKWNVFPLIPKRKEPITSNGFRDATTEISRIVNWWTEYPDANVGIRTGKESGFIVIDIDGEIGDYSLEKLVSQYGVLPDTVISLTGSGGKHILFKYPNIPNVVIKNKVNWLEKIDIRGDGGYIVAPPSIHPNGRQYEWELSSRPNEIEIAELPNWLLHLLVGDKENLIAKKENRIAKKETDYWVSILNGVCEGQRNNAATSLVGHLIRCNVNPAIIIEFMLMWNQKNKPPLPERELESIIRSIARKDSRTRVERRR from the coding sequence GTGAATATTTGTAATTTAAACATTTCGAATTATGGTAAAGCTGCAATTTATTATGCACTGTTGTTTAAATGGAATGTTTTCCCGTTAATTCCAAAAAGAAAAGAACCAATAACTTCGAATGGTTTTAGGGATGCTACTACAGAAATAAGCCGAATTGTTAATTGGTGGACAGAATATCCAGATGCAAATGTAGGTATAAGAACTGGTAAGGAATCAGGATTTATTGTAATTGATATAGATGGTGAAATTGGAGATTATTCTTTGGAAAAATTAGTTAGTCAATATGGGGTGTTACCAGATACTGTAATAAGTCTAACAGGTAGTGGAGGAAAACATATTTTATTTAAATATCCAAATATACCCAATGTAGTAATAAAAAATAAGGTGAATTGGCTTGAAAAAATAGACATTAGAGGGGATGGGGGTTATATTGTAGCACCTCCATCTATACACCCAAATGGTAGGCAATACGAGTGGGAATTATCTAGTAGACCAAACGAAATAGAGATTGCGGAATTACCTAATTGGTTGTTACATCTTTTAGTTGGCGATAAAGAAAATCTAATAGCGAAAAAAGAAAATAGAATAGCAAAAAAAGAAACAGATTATTGGGTGTCAATCCTTAATGGTGTTTGCGAGGGACAAAGAAATAATGCAGCTACTTCGTTAGTCGGACATTTAATTAGATGTAATGTAAATCCAGCGATAATAATAGAATTCATGCTAATGTGGAATCAAAAAAATAAACCACCGCTTCCTGAAAGAGAGCTAGAATCGATTATTCGTAGTATTGCACGTAAAGACTCACGAACAAGAGTAGAGAGAAGGCGGTGA
- a CDS encoding phage holin — MKINWKVRFSKHNLTFIIRFIGALLIPALGYLGIKYEDINSWEKLLDVLIGFISNPYLIGLTIVNAINLIPDPTTRGLSDSKRALTYEKPGE; from the coding sequence ATGAAAATTAACTGGAAAGTGCGGTTTAGCAAACATAATTTAACGTTTATCATCCGTTTTATTGGGGCCTTGCTAATTCCAGCGCTTGGTTATCTGGGAATAAAATATGAAGATATTAACAGCTGGGAAAAATTATTAGATGTGTTAATAGGATTCATCTCTAATCCATATTTAATAGGATTAACAATTGTAAATGCAATCAATTTAATTCCAGATCCAACAACTCGCGGGTTATCAGATAGCAAACGCGCTTTAACATACGAAAAACCGGGTGAGTAA
- a CDS encoding IS256 family transposase, with translation MSKRIPNVDWANQLESGIRQFVKEKLELIMREEIKHFLEIEQADTSNMRNGYYQRNLDTQYGRIEGLLVPRDRNGEFQTQLFAPYQRHTGWLEEAIIRMYQSGMSTREIGKFIERILGNAYSPATISRITDVVKEDIGKWHARPLHQCYSILYLDGLYVKLRRDTVEKEVIYVVLGVNEEGYREILDFFVGGQESAYGWREILQQLYKRGVKEVLLGGFDGLPGLEEAFKAVYPKADVQRCVVHKVRNTLNRVRKKDQFEVAEDLKLIYRAPNKEMALQMFQQFESKWSSKYPREVQSWANELDVLLTFMDDPSSIRSVIYTTNAIERTINEIRKRLKPMNSLSSLEAAEKVVYLTIQDFNEKWAGRKLRGFAEAHEALERMFEERYC, from the coding sequence ATGTCTAAAAGGATACCGAATGTCGACTGGGCAAATCAACTGGAAAGTGGCATTCGTCAGTTTGTGAAGGAAAAATTAGAGCTGATTATGCGGGAAGAAATCAAACATTTCCTCGAAATCGAACAGGCGGACACATCCAATATGAGAAACGGCTACTATCAACGAAATCTAGATACGCAATATGGCCGGATTGAGGGTCTTTTGGTTCCAAGAGACCGAAACGGGGAATTTCAAACACAGTTGTTTGCCCCTTATCAACGCCACACCGGCTGGCTGGAGGAAGCCATCATTAGGATGTACCAAAGTGGCATGAGTACACGGGAAATTGGCAAGTTTATCGAACGAATTCTAGGAAATGCCTATTCTCCTGCAACGATCAGCCGTATTACCGATGTCGTGAAAGAAGACATCGGGAAATGGCACGCTCGTCCACTACACCAGTGTTATTCGATCTTATATTTGGACGGCTTGTACGTGAAACTTCGCCGGGATACGGTAGAGAAAGAAGTTATTTATGTGGTATTGGGGGTGAATGAAGAAGGGTATCGAGAAATTCTGGATTTCTTCGTGGGAGGACAAGAAAGCGCCTATGGATGGCGGGAGATTCTCCAACAGCTCTACAAAAGAGGCGTCAAGGAAGTGCTTCTGGGCGGATTCGATGGACTACCGGGGCTGGAGGAAGCCTTTAAGGCGGTGTATCCGAAAGCCGATGTGCAGCGCTGTGTCGTGCACAAAGTACGTAATACCTTAAATCGTGTTCGGAAAAAAGACCAATTCGAAGTGGCAGAGGACCTCAAGCTGATTTATCGCGCGCCGAATAAGGAGATGGCATTACAGATGTTTCAACAGTTTGAGTCGAAATGGTCCAGCAAATATCCAAGAGAAGTCCAATCTTGGGCCAATGAGTTGGATGTCCTCCTAACATTTATGGATGATCCAAGCAGTATTCGAAGTGTGATTTACACGACGAATGCCATCGAACGAACGATCAATGAGATTCGGAAACGTCTAAAGCCGATGAACAGTTTGAGCAGTTTAGAAGCCGCGGAAAAAGTCGTGTATTTGACCATCCAAGATTTTAATGAGAAATGGGCAGGGCGAAAGTTAAGAGGATTTGCCGAAGCGCATGAAGCCCTCGAGCGAATGTTTGAAGAACGTTATTGTTAA
- a CDS encoding toxin-antitoxin system HicB family antitoxin: MKEYSGRILLRMSPQLHQEVAQLASSYSQSLNEFLIQTIEERVEKEMKTNVSFSRVKIDELKVKEVREAVIVTQHPWFMELLHKHNVYFFNPSLGRVTPMQYLLFYETTKQESDGTKNEHPRHIAYYGKVKEIIYDIQPSDYIHIPELQPLMNDPKFWDEIRTWETTNVVLLREVGTFANPLPLKNGLEARYLVNKTTTLPLLRNATYIDELY, translated from the coding sequence ATGAAAGAATATAGTGGTCGAATCTTACTAAGAATGTCTCCCCAATTACATCAAGAAGTTGCACAATTAGCTTCGTCCTATAGTCAGTCGCTGAATGAATTTCTTATTCAAACTATTGAGGAAAGGGTTGAGAAAGAAATGAAAACGAATGTGTCTTTTTCGCGTGTAAAAATTGATGAGTTAAAGGTGAAAGAAGTAAGAGAGGCGGTGATCGTCACTCAACACCCATGGTTTATGGAATTGCTTCATAAGCACAACGTTTACTTCTTTAATCCTTCCCTTGGAAGAGTGACACCGATGCAGTATTTGCTTTTTTATGAAACGACGAAGCAAGAAAGTGACGGAACAAAAAACGAGCATCCGCGTCATATCGCTTATTATGGAAAAGTAAAGGAAATCATTTATGACATTCAGCCAAGCGACTACATTCATATTCCTGAACTACAACCTTTAATGAACGATCCGAAGTTTTGGGATGAAATTCGCACGTGGGAAACGACGAATGTGGTTCTTTTACGTGAAGTGGGAACATTCGCGAATCCTCTTCCGCTGAAAAATGGTTTAGAGGCGAGATACTTAGTGAACAAAACAACAACTTTGCCTTTGTTAAGAAATGCAACGTATATTGACGAACTATATTAA
- the tnpA gene encoding IS66 family insertion sequence element accessory protein TnpA, which produces MPKNPELRKVWEQRIADYRKSGQTQVNWCKENQWSIHQFKYWLRKIENPINNQGKSTKWASVTLEDHSQTVENSLRIEISGISIEVKPGFDPAFLSEVVRTLKSTC; this is translated from the coding sequence ATGCCTAAGAATCCTGAATTACGAAAGGTTTGGGAACAACGAATCGCTGACTATCGTAAAAGCGGTCAAACTCAAGTAAACTGGTGCAAGGAAAATCAATGGAGTATTCACCAGTTTAAATACTGGTTAAGAAAAATTGAAAATCCAATAAACAATCAAGGAAAGTCTACAAAATGGGCATCCGTTACCCTAGAAGATCATTCACAAACAGTTGAAAATTCATTACGGATTGAAATTAGTGGGATTTCAATTGAAGTAAAACCTGGTTTCGATCCGGCCTTTCTTTCAGAAGTGGTTAGGACGTTGAAATCAACATGTTAG
- a CDS encoding helix-turn-helix domain-containing protein codes for MKSKETFGFIFLPYYKEIQRNRGMKMRIELKDTDLSTLLGEQASAIIVKTIEQKLEQYLLRKNTKEWMTLKEAQEYIGVSFNTLSKMRRMGLRVCEIDGIKRIKKSEIDRFLSENSY; via the coding sequence GTGAAATCAAAAGAAACTTTTGGTTTTATTTTTTTACCTTATTACAAAGAAATACAAAGGAACAGAGGGATGAAAATGAGAATTGAGTTAAAAGATACGGATTTATCAACATTATTGGGAGAGCAAGCAAGTGCAATAATTGTCAAAACTATTGAACAAAAACTAGAACAATATTTATTAAGAAAAAATACAAAAGAGTGGATGACGCTAAAAGAGGCACAAGAATATATAGGAGTATCATTTAATACTTTATCCAAAATGCGTCGTATGGGCTTACGGGTATGTGAAATTGATGGTATAAAGCGGATTAAAAAATCGGAGATTGATAGATTTCTTTCTGAGAATAGTTATTAG